In the genome of Methanofastidiosum sp., the window TTGATAAGAACTTCTTAATCGCAATCTCTCCATATATGATAATGGCAATTGCTCTTAGAGTATTGGCAGATGTTGGTTTTTACGAGAGATCAAAACTTTGGAATATTACTCCCGGAGTATATATTGTCACGTTCATTCTTGCATTTTCCATGATAATAATTGGATTTCAACTTGAAAAAAGAAATATTGTTTCTTACTGGAAACTTACATTTGCAGTTGGAATTATTGGAATGATATATTTTATAGCAAATCTAATTCCATTTTTTGAACATCCCTTGCGAACTATAGTACCCCTTTCTATGGCTGCTGGAATAACCTTGGCAGTATATCTAATCTCTCCTTTATTCTACAAACCTATTAGAGAGTTTGAAAACACAGCAATACTATTTGGGCATTTATTGGATGGGTGCGCAACTTTCATTGCAATAGATTATTATGGATTTGGAGAAGAACACTTACTGCCTCTTTTTCTGATAAATCTTACCGGTACAGCTTTAATCATGATTCCTTTAAAATTAATATTGATACTTGTAGTAATTTATCTTCTTGATACACTCTACAAAGAAGAGAATAAAAATTTCAAGGAGAAGGAAGTTACTATATTTAAATATAAATTTAAGGTCACAACTATGATGATGCATAATTTTTACCCATCGATAAAAGTCTTGATTTTTATACTTGGATTTGGCCCAGGTTTTAGAAATACATTATTACCCTCTCTTTTCTGATTCAAAAGATTTATTAATAGTATCAAACACTTATTTTTATGGAAAATCCCCTTCATATCATTAATCTTTCAAGAATGGTTGTAATGGGCTCAGATATTTGGGGCTCTGTTAAAACAACAGTAGAGAAATTAGGATACAAAAATCCTGTTGTTCTTGATGATCCAATTACAAGAGGAATTATTGGAAAAAAAGTTTCTGACGATCTAAATTGCGACCACTATGAAGTAAAAGTTGCTTCTATGGCAGAAGTATATTCAACTGGGGATATTTTAAAAAATGGAAAATACGATATAGTTGTTTCAATAGGTGGAGGGTCAGTTATAGATGTTGGAAAACTAGCATCTTTCAACATCTCTATCCCTTTTATCAGTTACCCAACCGTAGCATCTCATGATGGGATAGCTTCTTCTAGGGCGTCTATTCGAGATGGTGAAAAAAAAATATCAGTTGAGGCGCATCCTCCCATTGCCATTTTAGCGGATACAAAAATTGTTTCTAAGGCACCATATAGATTCATGGCTTCAGGATGTGCGGATTTGATATCAAATTACACGGCTGTATTGGATTGGCAACTCGCCCATAAACTAAAAGGAGAATATTACAGTGAACATGCAGCATCTTTGTCATCTATGAGTGCTAAGGTGACAATTGACAATGCTGATGTAATTAAAGAGGGATTAGAAGAATCAGCTCGAAAAGTTTTGAAGGGACTTATATCTTCTGGAGTAGCTATGAGTATTGCCGGATCTTCAAGGCCTGCTTCAGGTGCTGAACACGCATTTGCCCATTCACTGGACATGATTGCTGAAAAACCTGCAATGCACGGAGAGCAGTGTGGAGTTGGTTCTATAATGACTATGTATCTACACAGAGAAGAGAAGTATAAAACAATAAAAGAAGCTCTTGAAAAAATTAAAGCACCAACAACTGCTGAAGAACTTGGAGTCACAGATAATGAATTAATTAAAGCACTAACAATGGCACATAAGATTAGG includes:
- a CDS encoding DUF63 family protein codes for the protein MGVYQPQDYVIYIGILLVLLSLALKFLFNKIKIDKNFLIAISPYMIMAIALRVLADVGFYERSKLWNITPGVYIVTFILAFSMIIIGFQLEKRNIVSYWKLTFAVGIIGMIYFIANLIPFFEHPLRTIVPLSMAAGITLAVYLISPLFYKPIREFENTAILFGHLLDGCATFIAIDYYGFGEEHLLPLFLINLTGTALIMIPLKLILILVVIYLLDTLYKEENKNFKEKEVTIFKYKFKVTTMMMHNFYPSIKVLIFILGFGPGFRNTLLPSLF
- a CDS encoding NAD(P)-dependent glycerol-1-phosphate dehydrogenase; this translates as MENPLHIINLSRMVVMGSDIWGSVKTTVEKLGYKNPVVLDDPITRGIIGKKVSDDLNCDHYEVKVASMAEVYSTGDILKNGKYDIVVSIGGGSVIDVGKLASFNISIPFISYPTVASHDGIASSRASIRDGEKKISVEAHPPIAILADTKIVSKAPYRFMASGCADLISNYTAVLDWQLAHKLKGEYYSEHAASLSSMSAKVTIDNADVIKEGLEESARKVLKGLISSGVAMSIAGSSRPASGAEHAFAHSLDMIAEKPAMHGEQCGVGSIMTMYLHREEKYKTIKEALEKIKAPTTAEELGVTDNELIKALTMAHKIRDRYTILGESGLTERAATKLAKVTGVID